A genomic region of Nostoc sp. UHCC 0702 contains the following coding sequences:
- a CDS encoding aldehyde dehydrogenase family protein, producing the protein MVTAKVPEQQVKIGPTRLLINNEWVESVSDRRFETINPTTGEVICNVAEADAPDVDKAVQAARTAFISGEWTKISATRRGELLYKLADLIEQNIDELARLETLDNGKPLHDSFTDLGLVIGCYRYYAGWADKVQGKTIPINGPYFCYTRHEPVGVVGQIIPWNFPLLMQAWKLAPALATGNTVVMKTAEQTPLSALRVGELIVEAGFPPGVVNILSGYGPTAGAAIARHMDIDKVAFTGSTEVGHLIMEAAAKSNLKRVTLELGGKSPNIVFADADMDAAIAGSHDALFFNQGQCCCAGSRVFVEEKCYDEFVAKSVEQARQRIVGNPFHEDTQQGPQVDKDQFDRVMGYIESGMREGAQMLCGGSRVGDRGFFIAPTVFADVRDEMQIAQEEIFGPVMSIIKFKDIDEVIQRANSTMYGLAAAVWTKDLNKAHAIAHNVRAGTVWVNCYDVFDAAAPFGGFKQSGMGRELGEYGLQQYTEVKTVTMKL; encoded by the coding sequence ATGGTTACAGCAAAAGTGCCAGAACAACAGGTCAAAATTGGCCCAACCCGGTTGCTGATTAATAACGAGTGGGTAGAAAGTGTCAGCGATCGCCGATTTGAAACCATTAACCCGACTACAGGTGAGGTAATCTGCAATGTAGCAGAAGCAGATGCCCCAGATGTAGACAAAGCAGTCCAAGCAGCCCGCACTGCTTTCATTAGCGGCGAATGGACAAAGATATCTGCAACTCGTCGCGGCGAGTTGCTTTATAAACTGGCAGATTTAATTGAACAGAATATTGATGAATTGGCACGGCTGGAAACTCTAGACAACGGCAAGCCGTTACATGATTCATTTACCGACTTGGGGCTAGTCATCGGCTGCTACCGGTACTATGCAGGCTGGGCTGATAAAGTACAAGGTAAAACTATCCCGATTAACGGCCCTTACTTCTGCTACACTCGCCACGAACCTGTGGGTGTGGTTGGTCAGATTATCCCTTGGAATTTCCCACTGTTAATGCAAGCGTGGAAGCTAGCACCGGCTTTGGCAACTGGTAATACTGTGGTGATGAAAACCGCTGAACAGACACCTTTGTCAGCACTGCGGGTGGGTGAGTTAATTGTTGAGGCTGGTTTTCCCCCTGGTGTGGTGAATATTTTATCAGGATATGGCCCAACAGCTGGGGCTGCGATCGCTCGTCACATGGATATTGACAAAGTGGCCTTTACTGGTTCCACTGAAGTCGGACATCTGATTATGGAAGCCGCTGCCAAAAGCAATCTCAAGCGCGTTACTCTCGAACTTGGTGGTAAGAGTCCCAACATCGTCTTTGCTGATGCTGACATGGATGCAGCGATCGCAGGTTCTCACGATGCCCTATTCTTCAACCAAGGTCAATGCTGCTGTGCCGGTTCACGGGTATTTGTGGAAGAAAAATGCTACGACGAGTTCGTTGCTAAAAGTGTAGAACAAGCCAGACAGCGGATTGTCGGCAACCCCTTCCATGAGGACACACAACAAGGGCCACAGGTAGACAAAGACCAATTCGACAGGGTGATGGGTTATATCGAGTCTGGGATGCGGGAAGGTGCCCAGATGCTTTGTGGTGGTAGTCGAGTTGGAGACAGAGGTTTCTTCATTGCACCCACAGTTTTTGCCGATGTCCGCGATGAGATGCAGATCGCCCAAGAAGAAATCTTTGGCCCTGTGATGAGCATCATCAAGTTTAAAGACATCGACGAAGTAATTCAACGGGCGAATTCTACCATGTATGGACTCGCCGCCGCTGTTTGGACAAAGGATCTTAATAAAGCACATGCGATCGCTCACAACGTGCGTGCTGGTACAGTGTGGGTAAACTGTTACGATGTATTTGACGCTGCTGCACCCTTTGGTGGTTTCAAACAGTCAGGAATGGGACGGGAACTCGGTGAATATGGCTTACAGCAATACACCGAAGTTAAAACTGTCACGATGAAATTGTAA
- a CDS encoding ribose ABC transporter permease — protein MSQTEFRPTKNRPSEQPKSSQRQSLQNFLQVAGILPILVLICILFTSLTPNFLTAGNLVNILRQASINIVLATGMTFVILTGGIDLSVGSILGVSAVVAVLVSLLPALGWAAVPAALLTGLLLGLVNGALIALLDLPPFIVTLGGLTALRGAAYLVANGTTVINRNLNFAWIGNSYLGPFPWLVMIALLTVLASWFVLRQTVLGVQIYAVGGNQRAARLTGIKVNRVLLFVYGVSGLLAGLAGIMSASRLYSATGMLGNGYELDAIAAVILGGTSFTGGIGTMPGTLLGALIIAVLNNGLTLLNMSYFWQLVVKGLVIIVAVTIDRLRRRSGR, from the coding sequence ATGAGTCAAACTGAGTTCAGACCAACCAAAAATAGACCTAGCGAACAACCAAAGTCAAGCCAACGTCAATCATTGCAGAATTTTCTTCAGGTTGCCGGAATTCTGCCAATTTTGGTGCTAATCTGCATCTTATTTACGTCCCTCACCCCTAACTTCCTCACAGCGGGGAACCTCGTAAATATTTTGCGACAGGCATCAATCAACATTGTGCTGGCAACCGGCATGACCTTTGTAATTCTCACCGGAGGGATTGACCTTTCAGTTGGTTCCATCTTGGGTGTTTCTGCCGTTGTTGCCGTTTTGGTATCGCTTCTGCCAGCTTTGGGTTGGGCGGCTGTACCTGCGGCATTACTGACGGGATTGCTTTTAGGTTTAGTCAATGGTGCTTTAATCGCCCTTCTGGATTTACCGCCGTTTATTGTCACGTTGGGTGGGCTGACTGCCTTGCGGGGTGCTGCCTATTTGGTTGCCAATGGCACAACGGTAATCAACCGTAACCTAAATTTTGCTTGGATAGGTAACAGCTATTTAGGCCCTTTTCCTTGGCTGGTGATGATTGCGTTGTTGACTGTGCTAGCTAGTTGGTTTGTGCTGCGGCAGACTGTTTTGGGTGTACAAATCTATGCTGTGGGTGGTAATCAGCGGGCTGCGCGACTAACTGGGATTAAAGTCAATCGGGTGTTGCTGTTTGTTTATGGTGTCAGTGGATTGCTGGCAGGTTTAGCAGGAATTATGAGCGCCAGCCGCCTTTATAGTGCCACTGGCATGTTGGGCAATGGGTATGAATTAGACGCGATCGCTGCCGTAATTCTCGGTGGCACGAGCTTTACAGGCGGCATTGGTACTATGCCCGGAACTTTGCTTGGTGCATTGATCATAGCCGTTCTCAACAATGGTCTGACCCTCCTGAACATGTCTTATTTCTGGCAATTGGTCGTCAAGGGGCTGGTAATTATTGTGGCAGTCACCATTGATAGACTGCGTAGACGCTCTGGGCGTTAA
- the mazG gene encoding nucleoside triphosphate pyrophosphohydrolase, giving the protein MELNRNNSDTLAALQELIQVVAKLRSPDGGCPWDLAQTPETLTPYVIEEAYEVVDAIKNGDKEAIKEELGDLLLQVVLQAQIASEYGQFSLQEVAAGISQKLIRRHPHVFGDVSVQSVDEVRQNWEQIKATEKGETSPESQKLSAKLSRYGRTLPPLTAAMKISQKAAAVGFEWENIDGVWEKFHEELAEFQQALAEETPQRQQAELGDLLFAVLQLARWYNLDPSAALQGTNQRFVQRLEKMEAVVDRPLSDYSLDELETLWQQAKAQLAKEMTDDIMSV; this is encoded by the coding sequence ATGGAATTAAATCGAAACAATAGTGATACTTTGGCGGCGTTGCAGGAATTAATTCAGGTGGTGGCAAAATTGCGATCGCCTGATGGTGGTTGTCCTTGGGATTTGGCGCAAACTCCCGAAACGCTGACACCCTATGTGATTGAAGAAGCTTATGAAGTCGTTGATGCGATTAAAAATGGTGACAAGGAAGCGATCAAAGAAGAGTTAGGTGATTTACTTTTACAGGTGGTACTGCAAGCCCAAATCGCCAGTGAATACGGACAATTTTCTCTCCAAGAAGTAGCCGCAGGTATTAGCCAAAAGTTGATTCGCCGTCACCCCCATGTGTTTGGTGATGTATCGGTGCAAAGTGTGGATGAAGTGCGGCAAAACTGGGAACAAATCAAAGCCACAGAAAAGGGGGAAACATCACCAGAAAGTCAAAAACTCAGTGCCAAACTCAGTCGCTATGGACGTACCCTTCCCCCACTGACGGCGGCCATGAAGATTTCCCAGAAAGCTGCTGCTGTGGGGTTTGAATGGGAAAACATTGATGGAGTTTGGGAGAAGTTTCACGAGGAATTGGCAGAGTTTCAACAGGCTTTGGCTGAAGAAACACCCCAACGACAACAAGCAGAATTGGGAGATTTACTGTTTGCAGTTCTTCAGCTTGCCCGTTGGTATAATCTTGATCCTAGCGCTGCATTGCAAGGCACAAATCAGCGATTTGTCCAGCGGTTAGAAAAAATGGAGGCAGTTGTTGACCGCCCCCTTTCTGATTACAGTTTGGATGAGTTAGAAACTCTCTGGCAACAAGCAAAAGCTCAACTTGCTAAAGAGATGACTGATGATATCATGTCCGTTTAA
- a CDS encoding sugar porter family MFS transporter → MTSTLRKANAYYVILIAGAAALGGFLFGFDTAVINGAVAALSKTFNANSVETGLAVSLALLGSAAGAFYAGKIADRYGRVKAMVVASVLFTISAIGSGLPVGIWDFTFWRLLGGIAVGIASAIAPAYIAECSPAHLRGRLGSLQQLAIVVGIFIALLCDYFIAVSAGSAESPFLFGVAAWRWMFWTEIPPAVLYGMAALTIPESPRYLVAQGREPEAANVLTKILGGNVQAKIQEIRQTVLLEREPKFTDLLGRSGGLLPIVWIGIALSVFQQFVGINVIFYYSSVLWRAVGFSEKDSLTITVITAAVNIVTTLIAIAFVDKFGRKPLLVLGSIGMTVTLGTMAFIFRTAQLDAAGNPTLTGSVGIVALLAANIYVFCFGFSWGPVVWVLLGEMFNNKIRAAALSVAAAMQWIANFVVSTTFPPILQYFGLGAAYGLYTIAAAISLFFVLFFIKETKGMELEQM, encoded by the coding sequence ATGACTTCCACACTTCGTAAAGCCAATGCCTACTATGTGATATTGATTGCTGGTGCTGCTGCCCTCGGCGGCTTTTTGTTCGGTTTTGACACGGCTGTGATCAATGGTGCGGTTGCAGCTTTATCTAAAACCTTTAATGCCAACAGTGTAGAGACTGGGCTGGCAGTATCGCTGGCATTGCTAGGATCTGCCGCAGGAGCCTTTTATGCAGGGAAAATCGCAGACCGTTATGGTCGAGTCAAAGCGATGGTGGTAGCTTCAGTATTGTTTACCATTAGTGCCATTGGTTCCGGGCTTCCCGTAGGTATCTGGGATTTTACCTTTTGGCGGTTATTAGGTGGGATTGCAGTCGGTATTGCCAGTGCGATCGCACCAGCTTATATTGCAGAATGTTCTCCCGCTCATTTGCGCGGAAGATTAGGATCTCTGCAACAACTAGCGATCGTCGTTGGGATTTTTATTGCCCTGCTATGCGACTATTTTATCGCCGTATCAGCCGGTTCAGCTGAATCACCCTTTTTGTTTGGTGTAGCTGCTTGGCGTTGGATGTTTTGGACAGAAATCCCTCCAGCCGTACTTTACGGCATGGCAGCCCTGACAATTCCTGAATCCCCGCGTTACTTAGTTGCCCAAGGAAGGGAACCAGAAGCTGCTAACGTTTTAACCAAGATTTTGGGGGGTAACGTACAGGCTAAAATCCAAGAAATTCGGCAAACAGTGCTGCTTGAACGTGAGCCTAAGTTTACCGACCTTTTGGGTAGAAGTGGTGGACTCCTACCCATTGTTTGGATAGGAATAGCCTTGTCTGTATTCCAGCAATTCGTTGGTATTAACGTCATCTTTTACTACAGCAGCGTTTTGTGGCGAGCAGTTGGCTTTTCTGAAAAAGACTCCTTAACGATTACGGTGATTACAGCAGCCGTCAATATTGTTACTACACTAATAGCGATCGCCTTTGTCGATAAATTTGGTCGCAAGCCCTTGCTGGTCTTAGGCTCAATCGGTATGACCGTTACCTTAGGGACGATGGCTTTTATTTTTAGGACAGCCCAGTTGGATGCTGCTGGCAATCCCACTCTCACCGGCTCAGTAGGTATTGTGGCTCTTTTAGCAGCTAACATCTATGTATTTTGCTTCGGTTTCTCCTGGGGGCCAGTGGTCTGGGTGCTGTTAGGAGAAATGTTTAATAACAAAATTCGCGCTGCTGCACTTTCAGTTGCCGCTGCAATGCAATGGATTGCAAATTTTGTGGTATCCACAACATTTCCCCCCATACTCCAATATTTCGGGCTAGGTGCTGCCTATGGACTTTATACAATTGCGGCTGCTATCTCATTGTTTTTCGTTCTCTTTTTTATTAAAGAAACCAAAGGGATGGAATTAGAACAAATGTGA
- a CDS encoding sugar-binding transcriptional regulator — protein sequence MREPDAERRDRKLDLAAHAAWLYYIAGNTQEEIAIKLNVSRQAAQRLVALAVSEKLIKFRLDYPLSECIALAESLRDKFDLQLCEVVPSDVGIGVCAATYLETYLTAKTPTILAFSGGRTLRAMVEEIPTMDQPQHKIVSIFGNMSHHGLAGRYEIVIHLSDRVGSQAYPVPTPVVATSIEERELLQTQRSFIAVKTLAEQAKATFVGIGQIAWNGPLHQDGFISDDEVTELIELGAIGEIAGWAYDRHGILISGGINSRVASVPLQQPAQRLLIGIAGGEKKAESILAALRGRLISGLITDYAAVQAILAAI from the coding sequence ATGAGAGAACCTGATGCGGAGCGTCGCGATCGCAAGTTAGATCTGGCGGCTCATGCTGCGTGGTTGTACTATATCGCCGGGAATACGCAAGAAGAGATTGCGATTAAATTGAATGTATCTCGCCAAGCAGCACAACGCCTTGTGGCTCTAGCCGTGAGTGAAAAACTGATTAAATTTCGCCTCGATTATCCTCTAAGTGAATGTATTGCCTTGGCAGAGTCACTACGAGATAAATTTGATTTACAGCTTTGTGAAGTAGTTCCCAGTGATGTCGGCATTGGGGTATGTGCTGCTACCTACTTAGAAACCTATTTAACCGCTAAAACCCCAACGATTTTGGCATTTTCTGGTGGTCGCACCTTGCGAGCGATGGTAGAGGAGATTCCGACGATGGATCAACCCCAACATAAGATTGTATCGATTTTCGGTAACATGTCTCACCACGGGCTTGCCGGTCGTTATGAAATTGTGATTCATTTGTCCGATCGCGTGGGTTCGCAAGCATATCCAGTACCAACCCCCGTAGTTGCAACCAGCATCGAAGAGCGAGAACTATTGCAGACGCAGCGATCGTTTATTGCGGTGAAAACACTCGCAGAACAAGCCAAAGCCACCTTTGTGGGTATTGGTCAAATTGCCTGGAACGGGCCTTTACATCAAGATGGATTTATTAGTGATGATGAAGTCACAGAATTGATCGAACTAGGTGCAATTGGAGAAATTGCCGGTTGGGCATATGATCGCCACGGCATTTTGATTTCAGGTGGAATCAACAGTCGGGTTGCAAGTGTACCGCTGCAACAACCAGCCCAGCGCCTCCTTATTGGAATTGCAGGCGGTGAGAAAAAAGCAGAATCGATTCTAGCTGCATTACGTGGCAGATTGATTTCTGGACTGATTACCGATTATGCAGCCGTCCAAGCCATTTTGGCAGCAATTTGA
- a CDS encoding carbohydrate porin: MFKILFCSFSLLLLPVPVVWAADGDRTLQGQVTSVSEFSDVQPTDWAFVALQSLIERYGCIAGYSDSTYRGNRALSRYEFAAGLNACLNRINELIATSTTDMVNKQDLTVLQKLQTEFAAELATLRGRVDVLEARTATLESQQFSTTTKLNAQIITAVSDTFGDGVGRNGDQSQAYFANRSRLNFESSFTGKDLLRVRLEFGNFLNSNGTSQIASVTGTGMTRLNFDTDSDNTLSIPHIRYYFPVSDSLSFVVGPAGIGYTDITNTMTPPTIADDGNGVPSLFGSYSPLFRRGGGGAAVNWNMSKNLVLTLGYLADNPNLTSARNGLFDGGYNALAHLEYYGKQGAFGVAYSHGYSPGDRVGLTGGTGSALASSPFGNSIATTSDVVGAQGYYRLTPNFQIHAWGGYIWATAKNSGFSDIANSRGGTDSLFVNNGDNANAWFGAIGMSFPDVGGEGNLPGILFGLPPRVSNSDVREDRDNSYHLEAFYRWRVNDNISVTPGFWMIFNPENDSRNDSQYVGVIRTTFDF; encoded by the coding sequence ATGTTCAAAATTCTTTTTTGTAGCTTTTCTTTACTACTGTTGCCAGTTCCAGTGGTTTGGGCAGCAGATGGCGATCGCACGTTGCAGGGACAGGTAACTTCGGTTTCCGAGTTTTCCGATGTGCAACCGACCGATTGGGCATTCGTTGCACTGCAATCACTGATCGAACGCTACGGTTGTATTGCAGGTTATTCAGACAGCACTTATCGCGGCAACCGCGCTTTGAGCCGTTACGAGTTTGCAGCCGGTTTAAATGCTTGCTTAAATCGAATCAATGAATTAATTGCCACAAGCACTACTGATATGGTCAACAAACAAGACCTAACAGTGCTGCAAAAGTTGCAAACAGAATTTGCAGCAGAACTGGCAACTTTACGCGGGCGGGTTGATGTTCTAGAAGCACGTACAGCAACACTAGAATCACAGCAGTTTTCCACCACAACCAAACTGAATGCCCAAATTATTACCGCCGTCAGCGATACCTTTGGCGACGGTGTGGGTAGAAATGGCGATCAATCCCAAGCCTACTTTGCAAATCGCAGTCGTCTCAACTTTGAGAGTAGCTTTACAGGCAAAGATTTGTTGCGAGTCCGGCTAGAGTTTGGCAACTTTTTGAATTCTAACGGCACGAGTCAAATTGCCTCAGTCACAGGCACGGGGATGACACGCCTGAATTTTGATACTGACAGCGACAACACACTCAGTATTCCCCACATCCGTTACTACTTCCCAGTCAGTGATTCCCTTTCCTTCGTCGTCGGCCCCGCAGGTATTGGCTACACAGACATCACAAACACAATGACTCCTCCGACCATCGCTGATGACGGGAACGGCGTTCCCTCACTATTTGGGTCATACAGTCCCCTGTTTCGGCGGGGCGGCGGCGGTGCTGCTGTCAACTGGAACATGAGCAAAAACTTGGTTCTAACTTTGGGTTATTTAGCAGACAATCCCAATCTGACATCAGCGAGAAATGGGTTATTTGATGGTGGTTACAACGCCCTCGCCCACTTGGAATATTATGGCAAACAAGGAGCCTTTGGTGTTGCCTATTCTCATGGCTATAGCCCTGGTGACAGAGTTGGTTTGACAGGTGGGACAGGCAGTGCCTTAGCAAGTTCTCCCTTTGGCAACAGCATTGCCACTACTAGTGACGTTGTAGGCGCACAGGGATACTATCGCTTGACGCCAAATTTCCAAATCCACGCTTGGGGTGGATACATTTGGGCAACTGCCAAGAACTCAGGTTTCAGTGATATTGCCAATAGTAGGGGAGGAACAGATTCTCTGTTTGTCAACAACGGTGACAATGCCAATGCTTGGTTTGGGGCGATTGGTATGTCCTTTCCAGATGTGGGAGGTGAAGGCAATCTGCCAGGAATACTCTTTGGTTTGCCGCCGCGTGTATCCAACAGTGATGTGCGTGAAGACAGAGACAACTCTTACCACCTAGAAGCATTCTACCGTTGGCGAGTGAATGACAACATCTCGGTGACACCTGGTTTTTGGATGATTTTCAACCCAGAAAACGACAGTAGAAACGATTCGCAGTATGTCGGTGTGATTCGCACAACCTTCGACTTCTAA
- a CDS encoding ABC transporter substrate-binding protein, giving the protein MDVNRVAISVNKTLRVYTAGVLSFVSGILVGCTSADQNNRTTLNNQSNQNSTLKSVAVTVGDLGNPFFVLMAQGAETEAKKIGGENVRTTVVSSGYDLNQQFNQIENFIAANTNLIILNAGDSKGIAPAVEKAKKAGIAVIAVDTGAEGGVDATITSNNVQAGQLGCQYISDRLKGKGNVVIINGPPVISVVERVNGCLQVLAKYPGIKVLAKDQNAEGSRDGGLRVMSDLLATFPKVDAVFAINDPTGVGAELAAKQAKRSEFFIVGVDGAPEAKEAIEDKNSLFVATAAQDPLGMTKKAVQVGNDILHGKKPNNPNILIPVKLITRDNVSSYQGWTSQ; this is encoded by the coding sequence ATGGATGTGAATAGAGTAGCGATATCTGTTAACAAGACGCTGCGCGTTTACACAGCTGGGGTATTAAGTTTTGTGAGTGGCATTCTTGTAGGTTGTACAAGCGCTGACCAAAACAACAGAACAACTTTAAACAATCAAAGTAATCAGAATTCAACACTAAAATCGGTCGCTGTTACAGTTGGTGACTTGGGTAATCCCTTCTTCGTGCTGATGGCGCAAGGAGCAGAAACAGAAGCCAAAAAAATAGGTGGTGAAAATGTCAGAACCACCGTGGTTTCCAGCGGCTACGACCTCAATCAGCAATTCAACCAAATTGAAAATTTCATTGCTGCTAACACCAACTTGATTATCCTCAACGCGGGTGACAGCAAGGGAATTGCCCCAGCAGTGGAAAAAGCCAAAAAAGCAGGCATTGCTGTCATTGCCGTAGATACTGGTGCTGAGGGGGGTGTAGATGCCACCATTACCTCTAATAATGTGCAAGCTGGACAACTTGGTTGCCAATACATTAGCGATCGCCTCAAGGGCAAAGGTAATGTAGTGATTATCAATGGCCCTCCTGTCATCTCAGTAGTTGAGCGGGTGAATGGTTGCTTGCAGGTACTCGCCAAATATCCTGGTATCAAAGTGCTTGCTAAAGACCAGAACGCAGAAGGCAGCCGGGATGGAGGGCTGAGAGTGATGAGTGATTTACTGGCAACCTTTCCCAAGGTAGATGCGGTTTTTGCCATCAACGACCCCACCGGTGTGGGAGCAGAACTAGCAGCCAAGCAAGCAAAACGCAGCGAATTTTTTATTGTTGGTGTCGATGGTGCCCCGGAAGCGAAGGAAGCCATTGAAGACAAGAACAGTTTGTTTGTTGCCACAGCCGCTCAAGATCCTTTAGGGATGACTAAAAAGGCAGTTCAGGTTGGTAACGACATCCTTCATGGCAAAAAACCCAACAATCCCAACATTCTGATTCCAGTCAAACTGATCACGCGAGATAACGTTAGCAGTTACCAAGGGTGGACGAGTCAGTGA
- a CDS encoding sugar ABC transporter ATP-binding protein, translating into MTTDVQASLSDAPLVRPVLEMRGITKKFHGVPALRNVNLTIYPGEVHALMGENAAGKSTLMKILAGAYIADEGEICIDGQPLRIIDPGTARQAGINLIYQELNVAPNLTVAENMYMGNELRRGQFLDRQGMEREAKQVLQSLGASFAPNDVVSTLSIAEQQQVEIARALKDKSRILVMDEPTAALSDRETEHLFEVIRKLRNDGIAIIYISHRMEEIYALSNRVSVLRDGEYIGSLNRDEITPERLVQMMVGRSMQDFYEHQRQTTPGPVVLEVKNLSDGRKVKPANLQLHAGEIVGLAGLVGAGRTELSRLIFGADAKVSGEVFLNGKKLEINSPGDAIAASIGYVPEDRKDQGLFLEMSSRKNIVLNTLKEDAKAGILNWASLGKIASEAVENFNIRLANLEIRAVDLSGGNQQKLLLARWLAIKPRVLMLDEPTRGVDIGAKSEIYRIISDLAAQGVAVLMVSSELPEIVGMSDRVLVMREGQLVGELDGNPGKEITQQNIMHYATGASELATL; encoded by the coding sequence ATGACAACAGATGTTCAAGCCTCGCTTTCTGATGCACCGCTGGTGAGACCGGTGCTAGAAATGCGCGGGATTACTAAAAAGTTTCATGGTGTGCCTGCCTTACGCAATGTCAACCTCACCATATATCCGGGAGAGGTTCATGCCCTCATGGGGGAAAACGCCGCGGGCAAAAGTACATTGATGAAAATCTTGGCTGGGGCTTACATTGCTGATGAAGGTGAGATTTGCATTGATGGTCAACCTTTGAGAATCATTGATCCGGGTACGGCACGGCAAGCTGGTATTAATTTAATCTATCAAGAACTGAATGTTGCACCGAATTTAACCGTTGCCGAAAACATGTATATGGGTAACGAGTTGCGGCGGGGTCAATTTTTAGACCGGCAAGGCATGGAGCGGGAAGCAAAGCAAGTGCTGCAAAGCTTGGGAGCGAGTTTTGCACCCAATGATGTGGTTTCTACTTTGTCAATTGCTGAACAGCAACAAGTTGAAATTGCCAGGGCGTTGAAGGATAAAAGCCGCATTCTAGTCATGGATGAGCCAACGGCTGCACTATCAGACCGGGAAACTGAACATTTATTTGAAGTAATTCGCAAATTACGGAATGACGGTATTGCGATTATCTACATCAGCCACCGCATGGAAGAAATTTACGCCCTATCCAACCGCGTTAGTGTGCTGCGTGATGGAGAATATATAGGCAGCCTCAACCGCGACGAAATTACACCAGAACGTTTGGTGCAGATGATGGTGGGTCGCTCGATGCAAGACTTTTACGAACATCAGCGACAAACAACACCAGGGCCTGTGGTCTTGGAGGTGAAAAACTTAAGCGATGGACGCAAGGTTAAACCTGCTAACTTGCAACTCCACGCTGGGGAAATTGTCGGTCTGGCGGGGCTAGTTGGCGCAGGACGTACCGAACTATCTCGGCTGATTTTTGGTGCTGATGCCAAAGTCAGTGGAGAAGTGTTTCTCAATGGCAAAAAACTGGAGATTAACTCCCCTGGTGACGCCATCGCCGCCAGCATTGGCTATGTTCCAGAGGATCGCAAAGACCAGGGATTGTTTCTGGAAATGAGTTCGCGTAAGAATATTGTTCTCAACACTCTCAAAGAAGATGCCAAAGCTGGCATTCTCAATTGGGCTTCCCTCGGCAAAATTGCCAGTGAAGCTGTGGAAAACTTCAATATCCGACTGGCTAATTTGGAAATTAGAGCGGTGGATCTTTCCGGTGGGAATCAGCAGAAGCTACTGCTGGCGAGGTGGCTAGCCATCAAACCAAGAGTGCTGATGTTGGATGAGCCAACACGCGGCGTAGATATCGGCGCAAAAAGCGAAATTTACCGGATTATTAGTGACTTAGCCGCACAAGGCGTTGCTGTGTTGATGGTTTCCAGCGAACTACCGGAGATTGTCGGTATGAGCGATCGCGTTTTGGTGATGCGAGAAGGGCAACTCGTAGGTGAACTTGATGGCAACCCTGGCAAAGAAATTACCCAACAAAACATTATGCATTATGCCACAGGAGCATCGGAGCTAGCAACATTATGA